Below is a window of bacterium DNA.
GCGACGATGAGGTCAATGCCGCTGCGGGTGACTTCTTCGAATTTGGTGCCGATTTTCGGATTCGCGTATGCCACGATGCATACCGCGAGAGCGAGAAGGAATATCGAACCCCGGAGCCAGAACTTGACTCGGCTCCTGCCGGGAGTCATGCGATGCAGCGTACTGCGCTCTCCGTACGCCTGCAGGCGCCGGCGCTTCAGAAACCAGGCAAACCACAGCAATGCCGCCACGGCGGGCAGCACGAGCAGGTAGGTCAGATATTCCGGATGGGCGAATTGAATCATGCGTATCGACGATGTGAAATGACTTTTTCGTGACTACGGGATTTTCCTGAAGACAAAGTTCGAAAGCAGTAACTCCGCGATCAGCAGAGCCATACCGAGCAGCAGATAGTCGTAGAACAGCTCCGTGTAACGATGGAACTCGGTTACCTCGATCTTCGTCCGTTCCAGCTTGTCGATCTCTTCGTAAATCTCCTTCAGCTTCTTGTTGCTCGTGGCGCGGAAATACTTGCCGTCCGTAATGTTGGCCACCTGCGTGAGCATGTCTTCATCGATTTCGACGGGCATGGGCTGATACTGAATGCCGAAGGGTGTTTTCACCGGGTACGGGGCCATGCCGCGTGTGCCGACACCGATGGTGTAAATACGTATTCCGAAGGTTTTGGCGATTTCCGCGGCTGTCGCGGGATCGATGGATCCCATGTTGTTGACGCCATCGGTAAGCAGAATCATCACCTTGCTTTTCGATTTGCTGTTCTTCATCCGGTTTACCGCATTGGCGATGCCTTCACCGATTGCCGTACCGTCCTGCAGATAGCCAGTCTTGACCTTGTCGAGCAGGTCGATCAGCACGGCGTAGTCCGTGGTGAGCGGACATTGCGTAAAGCTCTCGCCGGCGAAGATGACGAGTCCAATACGGTCGTTGATCCGGTTTTCGATAAAGTCTTCCGCGACGTTTTTCGCCGCCTCAAGCCGGTTCGGCCTGAGGTCCTCGGCGAGCATGGAACCTGAAATATCAAGTACGATGGTGATGTCGATACCCTCGCGGTACACTTTCTCTCCGCGTGCGGATGACTGGGGACGGGCGAAGGCCACGATAATCAGCGCAAGGGCGATCATGCGCAGCGCAAAGGGCAGATGCCGAAAACGCACGCGCAATCCAACGGGAAGCGAGGCAAACGGCTTGATCGATGAATGCCGGAGAGCCGCGGTGAGCCTCCCCTGCTTGAACACGTACCAGATCAGCAGAAGCGGAATAAGCAGAAGCAGCCAGAGCAGCTCAGGATTCGCGAACTGTGTGATATGCTCAAACATGCGCATCACCTCCTTTGGCTTCCGTGGAGGGATGTTCTTCCGTGGACTGCACCGACTTCCTGGTCTCTTCGACGAAATGCGTGGCCAGGGCCATGGCACGCTCGTGCTCGTCCGCAGTCGGCACATAGCGGGCAAACTTGCTCATGTCGGCGGTCCTCAACGTACGTTCGAGATCGGCAACGAGTGCCGGCGTGAGGCCGAGCATCGCCACATCGGGCATGAGCTCGCTCGTCGGATGCTCCAGTGCGGGAACTGCAAACCGCCGTTCGATATATGCGCGCAGAATATCCGTAAGCCGCGCCTGATACATCTTATGTTCGCCTTTCTGCCAGAGCGCCTCCTGCCTGAGTTGTTCCAGGGCCCGCAGGGCGATGACATCCGCCGGCAGATCGGGTTCCGGCTCGACCTCTTCCTCCTCACCGTTGTCGCGATCGCGATACCAGCGGTAGCCCAGCCAGCCAAGCACGGCGAGCAGCAGCACAATGCCGGCGTACATGAGGTAATCCCAAATCGTCAGTGGCACATGCATCACGTCACGGATATCCTTGAACGTGATATTCGTGTCGAGCGCGACCGTACTCACGGTGAAATCAATCGGTGCGCTTCTGAGCGCGTAGGTGGTCGTATCACCCGGACGCATGAAATGCAGGATGGCGGAAACGGGGATGCGCCCGGTATCGAAAACCGTCACGGTGAGGTTCTGCTCAAACTGCTGTCTGCCGCCCTTCCTGCTGCGTTCCGCTTCTTCACCGGAAACGAATTCCGCATTCTCGAAATCGTCATCGGTGGCGGGAAGTATGAGCTTCCACTCGGCTGGAGCATCTACCTGCAGGTGCAGTGGTATCCACTCGCCGATCAGGTAATTTGTCGAATCGGTATGAATCGTAATCGTTGCGTCCGCAGAGCCTTTCGTTTCTGCTGCTTCCTGACCTTCTACTTCCTGCGCGTGCAGGCTTTCCTGCGCGTGCAGGGACGCAGCTGCAAGCAGGGACACTGCCGCAAGCAGGAGGATAAACGCCTTCAAGTATTTTTTCTGCTCCATCAGTACCGCCTCTCCCTCATGCGGAAAAATTCGACCAGCGGCTGGATATATCCTTTCTGCACATCAATACGAATCGCGTCCACGTTCGAGGCAAGGAACATGCGCTCGCGTTTCGTGATCCGGTGCTCCCATGCCTGTTGGTACGCATTCCGCACGGCTTTCATAGACGTGTCGACCCAGC
It encodes the following:
- a CDS encoding VWA domain-containing protein, with the translated sequence MFEHITQFANPELLWLLLLIPLLLIWYVFKQGRLTAALRHSSIKPFASLPVGLRVRFRHLPFALRMIALALIIVAFARPQSSARGEKVYREGIDITIVLDISGSMLAEDLRPNRLEAAKNVAEDFIENRINDRIGLVIFAGESFTQCPLTTDYAVLIDLLDKVKTGYLQDGTAIGEGIANAVNRMKNSKSKSKVMILLTDGVNNMGSIDPATAAEIAKTFGIRIYTIGVGTRGMAPYPVKTPFGIQYQPMPVEIDEDMLTQVANITDGKYFRATSNKKLKEIYEEIDKLERTKIEVTEFHRYTELFYDYLLLGMALLIAELLLSNFVFRKIP